CTTAGTGAGTAAACTACTGACTGAAGTAAGTGACTAATAGATGGAGTCAAAGGTCATGTGCTTGTTTGTGGCGGAGACATACATAACAAAATGACACCGACTTCCAGCGGAGGGAACAGAAAGGTAGAGAGTGTTGTCGGTAAACACGTATTGAAAACGTTTGCTTCAACTGTTTCCCGGCAACAACGGAATCAACCACGTGCGGCAAGCGGATGAATTATTTCTGAGCCTTTCTTCGAGTACCGTTTGTCGGCTATAGCTTCCCTCGAACCCTCCCAACTCTCATCCATCCTCCCTTCGTCGCTTCCGTTTGTTTCCCTTGTTGCGAGTTATTCCTCTTGTCGCGACACCGGAAGTGGCAGTCATGGCTGCCGCCGGCTGTACGTCATGTCTCCAGACAGGTTAACGTTTTGCTGAATTGTCCAGCACCGCGCCTGAAAATAGAGGTCCGAGGTGTCTGAGGTGTAGATGCAAGTAGAAGTTGTAAGTCAGCCATGCTAGACAGACATCTTGATATGAGTAGTGGCTGACTTACTGCTGACTGCTGACTTACTGCTGACTGCTGACTGCTGGACCCTTCACAGATGGCCAGGCTGTCACAGAGCTTGATATACACCTTATTCCCTGTAATGTTACACGAACATTCGAGGTGATAGATGTCTTGATAGAGTGTACTGACCAGAGAAAAGTGTTGATTAAATGAACAGAAATGATAGTTATCGTACTTGGTTCAGCAGCTACACGTTCACTCATCTCACTTTAGGATGGACTGTACCTGCCGCAGTCTACAGAGACAGTCTCCCccgcaccaaaaaaaaaaaaaaaaaaaaaagaggacgaTTTGCATCGGTCTCCCACTTCGATGTGGCAAAGATGATTAggaaatatacattttcttctaaCTACATGCTGGCTGTTTGTAGCTCAAGACCACTTGTTTCGCTCGGCGACTGTTAAGAAGCAGCAGCTGAACAGCAACGAGTCATCAGTACAGTTGGCGCTGCGGTGTCCAGAGATGGTCACACGTGCATCTCactttcgcacacacacacacacacgcacctcacgttcgcacacacacacacctcacgtTCTCCCTGTTGacaacacacacgtgcacagacTCAAAGCTACCTCTAGTCTCCTATTCCTGTGCTGTCGCTGGCTGGTAAAGACTAACAAGTTCTCAAACATTAAGGCAGAAAGTCGTGGCACCTTTACATCGGTCTTCTCAGATTTCATCAAAAGAAGTCTCAGTACACTAAGGTCGGCCAGACTGCAGTCGTATGACAAGGTGTCCATGGCGCAGTAGGGAGTCAGGCACGAGTGGGTTTCCATTGTTTCCTCCGCCCCTCCCTCCGCTGGGTGTGAGTAGGGTGCGTGCAAACAGCGCCGCCTGCCTAAAGTATTACCGTGTTGACTAAGGGCTGACTGCTGCAATCACTAGCGCCATCTGCTGGACAAGGTAGGTGAAGAGTGTTCTGTGTCAAAAGCATCTCGCTAAATATTCCAAGCCGATCTGATTCCAGTGTCAGTGACATCCCGCTCAATAAACATTCCAAACCAGAGTCTGCAAACAgcgcttgttttttgtttttttttgtcccgTTGCTATGTCACGTGCTTGTGACGTGAGCATTGGTAGATGAATGAGTAGATCACAGGGTGGCTGCATGGGTAGGAGACGAAGTGAGTATGTGACTCCACAGACAGGTGGCATGAATGTTGTGTCGCACCCCCAGCCCTCGTCAAAAGGCAGAGAAGCTGCAGTGAGTACCCTTTCTTGTCAAATCTCTTCTCACCTTCAGCACAGacccacctcctcctcccacaataataataatataggtGATAGGTGTTCTAATtcctacaacaacaacaacaacaacaacaacaacaacaacaacaacaacaacaacaacggtgATAGGTGTACTATGTATTCTATTAAATTTTCACGCCTGTACAAGACTTTTTCAATATCGTCCAACCATGTCGTTCGTGACGatcacatcaacaaacacacgCTATTGcgttaaaaactttttatgtctttatttcaaAGGTAATACATTTTATTGGCTTCTTCTGCTTATTTAACAAACGACATATTTTCTGCCTTAAACATAAACTcataagaaaattttctttaatttttagaaCCAGGTCGGTGTCTACTTCTTGCAGCTCCGACACACCGTAACTCTGTTACAGCTGTAGTAAAGTGTAACTCTGTTACAACTCTCCGACTCTGTTATATTTCTGATGCCCATCAACTCTCTAAAGACTGTTAAAACTGTTCATCCTGCGGTGACAAATAAAGGTTTACATTTTGGTAGTAAAGACCCGCTTATGTCTGGTCCAGTGCTCTTCAGTAAGAGAGGCGAGGAAAGCACTGAGACCAGCAGACAGTGGTAAACATTCGTCGGTATCGGTTTGActcttttaaattatattatctttatAACAATAATCCTTACTCTCCCCACAAAACACCGCCCATTGTTTGCTGACATTTCGCTTGGACTTGCCGTTGACACCATCGCGACCGGCGGTGACGGAAGTCTCCCAGCGACCATCAGCAGCCACAACACTCGGTAGTCAGCCTCGGGCTGAAGTATGGAGACTGAagatcagaaaaacaaaactgactggTGGGTTTGTAGTCAAGTTCTTTAACTATTCACCTCTTTGTACAAATTGCTgcgagagaaaataaacatttggaGATGTTATCATCGGATGATGGATGTCGGTTGTTTGCGGATGTGTACACTCTTTAGGTCATCCGTGTGTAGGTATTTGGTAGAATCTTTCTCTCTAGCTGTCTTCTCCGAAAAGTGTTCATTTCATACTTCAGTAGACTaggagaaacaaatgttttatcagCAAATACGGACACATGAAATCCATCATGTCAATAATGTAACCTCATGCGGACAACCATAACTATTAGATAGacatcttgtttatatataaaaatacattacaaGTAAGTGATGATGAGCCATTCAGCCCTATACACCGTAGATAATCTCTTGTTTACTGAGAGACTTCTAGAGCGCAGCTCTGTCCTGTACACGAGGCACAGACTCGGGCGGTGCGCCTAGTGCAGCAGTCACGGACAGGAGCGAGTGGTGGTAACACGAGACACCAGATGTCGCGAGCTCTGCCTTGTCGGTGATTACACAGTCAAACCCAACAAGGGTCATGATCCGTTAAGAGCATagacacatacagacactgTGGACATCATTACACGCTGTAGACAgcatcacacagacactggaAACATTTCACACACAGTGGAAAGCATCACATTTGAATGCATCGCCTCGAAGCTGCATCCCGCTGTCTGACTTCTTCCAACACATTCCATTGTCATGAACATCATAGCAGGACCCCTCACCTCCTGTAAGCCAGACCTCAGCTGATCTCACACTAACCTGTGTCCCTGCAAAACCTTGGGGACACACCACAACTGTAGTAGACTAGTACAGCCAGTCGGCTCCACAGCTCCCCCTGGCGGTGTCAACAGGCCGTGACACAGGGACATGACCCCGGGTGACCATGGAGCTGTCGCCTCAGACTTTGCCTCACATTTGTTGTGCTTCtcgttattgttgttttatttgttgagaCCAGTGACGTCTAGTGACGTGTAGCTGTAAGGACCGTTAGGTTCGTCGTATTATTTCTGTTGTCTTCCTCCATCTGACTGCCACGAGCACTGGCCACGCCATTCGGTGCAAAGATTACTACTAAGTATAAAATCTTTGCCCTCGGGTATCATCGGGAGGGATGACATGCAGCCGTGCGCATAGTTTCgtctacagaaataaaaatcgtatatatatatcttttacagaccctttcacacacacatatatatatattagatattTTCAATGCATCTTTGCAATCTGTGACTTCTCGTATTTGTTTGTGCGTCTACACTTGATGCATTTATATCTCTTTGACTATTttcatctgttatttttattttccttccacattattttatcattatatcacataacaatttttcttttattaaagaTCACTTTATGAATGTTTATTATAagaatttttcataaaatgatgCACAGCCAGACCAAGCAGAAGACCCTGTCCACCATGACAGTGTAGGCCCCTGTGAGGACCATCCTCACTCTACCCGTGTGGGACTTTAATCCCATGAGACACTGATAGCATCGGGAGGATGGAGAACGTGAAGACATTATCAATTATTGCTCCCCTCCCCCGCTGATAGCTTCCCACGCCTCCCCAAGGTGTGTGTATCCCTCCCTTCACGTTCCACACCTCTGGCCCCAGGCTCTTCCTGGCTGTGATCTGCATTTGACTTGTCCTCCCATCATCCAGCCAGGCGTGAGACAGGGAGTCAGTGTGTAACCATCGTCTGAACTATATCAACATGGCGCCGGATTCCTTCTGGACTTTTCTGGGACTTGTCCTTTTGGGTGAGTTGTTGAAGTGTTTGCTAAACTGTTGTGTGCGACAACACTTGTacttgtaacaaaaatattcttcgtggcaaaagaaaagattgctTCTGGCTATTTAACAGATAAGCTAgcttaaaaatctgaatttatTCCGCTGTTTAGACGAATGTGATATGGAGATTAGACAAGTGTAGACAGTGTGGAGTTTCTCTCTCGCTGACGTGTATTGGACCTACAACTATATTGTAGATATAGGGGTATATGGGGTATAGGGGTATATGGTCTCTTCCATcccgccatctacccaccattgaattCTTTAAACGTGGACTACAAATCACATCAGCTCCACGAACATTATTCCTGACACCAATTAACAAAGTTGTCAATAATTGTGATTTTGAGTCAATTGATTATCCATCTGCTCGTCTTCttcagatttatgacactctttatccttattgtttgttcttcggttcctctttgtatcttctttgtttgtctttcatgaCTTGTCTTCATAGTTGTTTCTCCGTCTCCGACTTGTCTtcagcgctgagagcatgctccatCGTGAGCGTGATTATGTTCTTTATAAATCAcacctttttatattattattaaaataaaatacatatttattgtcTGCTTTCATTTACAACCGAGACAGAAATTGTCCTTTGTTGGGAGctctcataaataataaataaacaacatgcGTTTACATCCCACACAATTACTGCACACACTCTCACATTTAAACCCTCCCCTCCTCGCAATTATTATTAgaggcgcgcgcgcgcacggacacacacacagagagggTACATTTGTTAGTTCTGTTCAAGAGTGATAATACAACTAGGATGAAGGACTTAGCAAAAGCACTCTTCTTGGCGGCCACCTGTTTCCGTCTACAGCCAGAGGGTAGCATTTGGAAATTGTGATGCAGTGGGTGAGAGAGGTgtgggaaataataataataataataataaaaaaaataaaaataataaaaataaaaataataataaaaaaataacaataataaaaaaaataaaatgacgaTGACGATCTGCCTTAACCTTTCGAGTCCGGTTTGAGAAAGTTTTCATCCTTAGCTGGACACTAGTGACCCTTAAAGTAGATACTAGTGTAGGGTGAACACTAAAACATAAGACAGACTGTCAGTGAGAAGACAGCAAGAGACCGACTGACCGACAAGGACAAGCAGACGTCTGCTTCTTCCTGGAGCTCGTCAGGTCCTCGCGCTGGTGGGTCACCTGACATCGTAGGAGGTCGCAAGCGCCTCAAATAGTAAGAACCTACAAACTAGAGGCAGCGAGATGCAAGACAGTTATTGTAAGGACAAAATACTTGTATATCTCTGTCAGGTTagtatttcttaaattttttatttaaaatttatttattatttttttgcacaaacGGCGAGCGCGTTAGTTCAAACTCATCTAGTTAACTCCCATGTAAATGGCGAATAGACTGAAGAGTGTACCTCTTAACATACCTCTAATTGTACAACATGTACCTGTCAGTGCACACGATGTACCCCTCACCATATCTCTCAGGACAACATGTTAGTAGTGACACAGACTAATGAGGGAACTAAGGTGAAATATTTTGGGGGATGGAAttcagtcactttccctgaccggtcgggctgcagtcctccgagatggtgtcaatcgccgccacttcgacgctctgcgccgccttctacctcgcctgcttaaattctggagcttcgcggcgtattcgtcgaccacctcatcacgttgctgtagcactgatgtcgacatttttgttcgccgtacgcctccactaggacacccaagatctttctcggcgtatctcttgcgtcatgcggaagcatcaacactcgacgtctggcaggtccctccagcgagctcaagatgtaaccacgagccgcattctgacacatcgggtttatggcgagagctaactcgacctctgtttcaatctcgtcgacactcgttggtccaccggcaaactactgaaagcggactaactagtatgctcgtagagcctctgccacccaacggatagcatcatggttctctctatgtactaatcttctgtcgtgggcttctgcccgtgatgaacaaatgtttctttttgttcagcagtgcttttaggcccttggtcacccaagatttgttgttaggataaacatacactgccttgatggactggtgcaatcaacactattttactcctcacttttactcctaactgtttgttaaatgtctgtatgggtatgtgagcaaagacaaatttctgtcctcctgggcagacaataaagtctgttttgatttgattttgatttgattttgaatgTGGCTTTTATTGAATAAAGCACATTGCTGAAAGGAATAACGCTCTATAAAACAACAtttgttctattattattattgttatttgcTCATGAATCTGCAATAAATACAGGTGACACAAGGGTCAGCTCACCCCAGTCCCTGTGTCCCAGTGTTTTACGGCTCATGCtccacttttattattttccgtCTTCCTGACGCTCCCTGCCTCTTCGCTGTTTCTGCTCCGTGTCCACGAGCTCGCACCTGTACCTCCGAGGTATGTGCAGACAAATAGTTGGAGGTTTAGCTGCCCAACTGTCAAACATGGCGGCTTTAACGTTCGTATCGTGGAATATTCATTCTGTCCCAAGTTCATCGAAATACAGACACGCTTTCTGCTGACAAACTAATCCGCAAGTAAACGGTGTTAGCATCTTTGACATGCGCGCGCGTggatgtgtatgcatgcattatTTGTgcgtctgtgcgtgcgtgcccGCGTGTATGTATTTACaggtgagtgtgtttgtatttgtgtgtaatgGGGGATTGAGTTCCCCGCACAGAGATGGCCGTTGCTTGTGTTAGGAGTGGCTCACCTGCCTGCACGGTTGTCATTGGTGATGTTAAGGTGGTTGTAGTACCTTGCAACACGTCCACTGTTCTAACGGTCACATTCCACAAGGCTGTGCTCAGTGACGTGCCTGAACGTCACGCTGTTCCCGACATTGTGGTGACGTACAGAGACTGGCGTGTGACGTGCTTATCCTGGCCACTGCCATTGGCTgactgttttcttgcttttgtcgACAATAAACAATGGACACAGTCTGAGGAGTAACATAACAGAGAAGTTAAAACACGATTCATCATCTGCTGTCCTCTTTACAGTAATTTGATCGTTATGGAGACAGAGAAGACGACAGTTGATGAGGATGTTGAAAGTCCTGGACGAGGAACAAAAAGCAACGGGCAAGGAAACTCGAGTCCAGAGCGAGGACGAGAAGCAAAGGGGAAACAAATGGCAATAAAATGGAAACAGACCAACACAGAAACGAAAACGCAGAATTAGTCAGCTAATGGGTGTACTTTCCTGATAATTTGTTTCCAGGCAACAGTCGCTctgaacatatatatacacagttcGGGGTCTTTAACCTTCGACCTTACCTATGAACATGACATTATTCACCGCCCTCGTTTGCTGTAGTCACTAAACCAGCCCCCTTCCTACTCGTACCCGTAACAGTTCATCTCAGTCCATCATACACCTCAaacttgttttatttaactttttaacaCCATTACCACGGGGTAGGGTTACCGCTcctccctcccctaccccccGTCATCCGTTATAGCTCCACGTTCCCCACAAATGATCTGTGAAAATATTGTGTGGACAGTCAAACTATCTGTAACCCTGACCAAAACAGTTAtgagtgatgacagtgatgactGTCAGtggaatgaaatgaaatatttctgtattcCCCAGTGGCGAGTCACGTGACGGGACAGGACCCGTGCGGCGCCGCTGTGGACTCGTGCGTCGGCATCTTTGACGAGGATTTGAAAAGAGCCGGAGCTAATGACAGCTTGGTCTGCAGGTAGGACCTGTCCCTCCATCACATTTGTCATGTCCTTTACTGCACAGGCTGCTTTCTCCTGACATTTCTcgactttcttttattttcctgcagTTCCGGGTATCGGCATCTAGCCGCCATTACTGTGAAAAGCTGTTGACAAAACCTGCAAACTGTCCACTGGGGGTGGGGGACACACTTGTATCTTTAAGGTGTACTCTGTTGGTAACGGTCTCCTCAGAATTTCGCAGATTTACTAAGGAATATGCACCTAGTATCATTGATCCCGAATACgagaatgatgataatgatgactgtCGTcgacgctgctgctgctgcttttgacgatgataatgatgatgttttatCTAGTGCAAGTGACAGATTACTTGGCTGTGTCGGTTCTTACCTTGGCTCTCCAAGTTCAGCTTGTGATGTCATCCGGGCTGTCCAGATTGTCCAGGGTATAACGAACCTTGCTGCCAGTCAAGTCAAACCCAACTGCACCCTGGGTAGGTTATGTGTGCTGGGTGTCAGCcacagctcttgttcttgtctgtATCAAAGTCATGTTCTTGATAATGTCAATGTCAGTGTCGTGTAGTGACACTTTCTACTTGTCACGTGAGGCTGCTTAACTGTCTTCCTGTCACAGTCTCCACCCCCAACTTCACAACTGCTTACATCCTAACATACTACAGGTAGACAAGAGcgcatacagacagacacaaacatcatacgtgtgtgtgtttatatatatatgtctctgTCTGTACTATAATGTAATGTTGTACCATGTAAATAACCACCACTAGTAGACATGctagtgtgtgcgtgcatgtgtttagctgtgtgcatgcgtgcttgtgtgtacatgtgttttgacgatgataatgatgatgttttatctatatttttaatgatgacTGTTGACGAGTGCAGGCAATGCCCGGCTACCTGTACTGAGGACAGACAACTGCTCACAAACAATCAACTTCTGTGCCGGCTTCCTGTACGCCGCACAGACACAGGAGACTGCAGCTGATGCTTGCACGTAAGCTGCCCTTGATGACGTCACTAGACCGTTATAACCACCCCATCACCCTCCCCCCCCACGTCACCTCCACCACTACCACGACAACATCTGCCCCAACACTAAGTGGTTATACAAATGTATCTGATGGATACggtaaacaatgtaaataatCAGTCAACTAGCATACGTTGTACAGGCTACACCATggttacatcatcatcactggtgTGCATCATCTACATACTACATCATTgttatcaccatcatcactacTTGATCAGCTAATGTACATGGTGTAGTACTGCTCCGTATAAATAATCAGCACTATACCACACAAATAATCACTACAATATCAGTCAATATTCCTGATACACCACGCAGCTAGCCACGGCTATGTCAGCTATGGTACACGAGCTTCGTGCAATAACTTACAACATCAACTAACTTCTTCAGCGAGTCTTGAGGCTTTTGTAATTACTGTTTTGCACCTTCAGTTGTGGTACCAAGAACTGAAACTCGTACCaccaacatcagcagcaacatgaGATCGTTACAGCTGTGACGTATCACTTTTGCTGCAGGTTCATCGGATACCTACAGCAGTGCTCGCAGCTGGAGCCTGGCTTTGCAAACTGCACGCAGGACAAACTGGACGCCATGCAGGACTACGTCAGCAGCGCCACCTTCAGGTTCAACGACTACCCGACCTTTTGTGCTGACCGTACGTATCCTAGTgatataaagtgtgtgtgtgtgagaaaagagagaaagttgaCTTAATTAATGTCGATGTAATTtacgtaacaaacaaaacatttaaacaatcgGGGTGAGCACCGCTCACACACGCCAGTagcttggtttgtttgttgtcccaGGTTGTCGGTCAATTTTCCACTGCTGTCTCATTATCTGGTAATCAACGATAATGCAGTAATCAACGCTTCCCTTCCAAGTGgcattttgtttaagttttaaaaGCGTGAAATTATTGTGAACTAAACTGGTTAGAGTGGAAAATGGGTTGGGATCATGTGATCAAGGATACCCGCATTACATGTTGTCAATGATCTCGTTGAGACCAGAGTGTGAAAAACATGATTGAACACTGAGAGCGACAAAGGCCaggctggacagggtctgggGCAGCCATGACATCAGCTTACTAcgaagtacaatctgtacaagtccctggTACTACCGATCCTGCTGACTGACCAGAAATGTGTTCATTGTGGACACACAAATCTGATCAGTGGAGACCGCGAGAAATCCAGGAAAACATGAACAATGGCATCATCATCTACAAACTGAATACATTACCCTTAATTACCTCTGGTTTAACAGGCAACAGTGTGGTGTACTAAGCATGGTAAtgagtgacctctgacctgtatTGTTGACAGTGTGGTTTACTAAGCATGGTAAtgagtgacctctgacctgtatTGTTGACAGGTGATAGGTTCGATGTTGACAGCGCTAATTTCAAGTTCTCTCAGTGCCTGGAGCTGACCAAGAACCTGACCAACGGTCTGCCGCGAGATGAGATGTGCAGGTAAGTTCTGGACAGTGTCATGACATCTCAGTGACAAGGTAACCAACTTAATATGTCTGAATGACAGGACTGACACTTGTCCTCTCACGATGTTTGCCATAAGGACCTCTAGCAAGGGACCTTTGGTGACAGAACTCACGCGCGACCGCCGACTGTCCCCGTTAGTCCTCACGTCAGATCGTCAGAGACCGTTCATCAGGTCATAGTGTCAGACAGTTCCTATGTCATGGTaggatgaagaaaacaaaaaataagtaaaacaaaaacaattaaaaaacaaaacaaaacaaaacaaaaacaaaaaaccccaaaa
This window of the Pomacea canaliculata isolate SZHN2017 linkage group LG4, ASM307304v1, whole genome shotgun sequence genome carries:
- the LOC112563170 gene encoding uncharacterized protein LOC112563170, with the translated sequence MAPDSFWTFLGLVLLVASHVTGQDPCGAAVDSCVGIFDEDLKRAGANDSLVCSASDRLLGCVGSYLGSPSSACDVIRAVQIVQGITNLAASQVKPNCTLGNARLPVLRTDNCSQTINFCAGFLYAAQTQETAADACTFIGYLQQCSQLEPGFANCTQDKLDAMQDYVSSATFRFNDYPTFCADRDRFDVDSANFKFSQCLELTKNLTNGLPRDEMCRLYTSLVACQNDAKAPPAPRSNSHLTGRWRGSSWTCRADPSTARPTTPARRRSDNATLLSSRRIFKSLAISCLFMTTACLSCRPNL